GATATTTGGCAAGGGTTAGGAGTACAAGCAGGCTTATCGTTCATTCATCATAGTAATGCTAGTATGAAATCGCCCAATACCAGTACCAACACCTTTGCCGTAAATGTGGGCGTTATCTATACGTTTAAGCGCGATGAAACGAATGTATATATCCTACAACAAAAAGATACTGTTCGGTATACCGAGCCTATAAAGTATAACATAGCCGTTAGAGGTGGGCTGAACGAAAGTGATGTAATTGGCAGCGGACAATACCCGTATTACGCATTATCGTTTTACGCGGATAAACGTATTAGCAGAAAAAGCGCATTCCAGTTAGGGGTTGATGTTTTTTGGGCGAAATATCTGGAAGAATACATAAAATTTAAATCGGTAGCATTCCCAGAGGAAAATGTAGATGCCGATACCGATTACCGAAAAGTAGGAACATTTATAGGATACGAATTGTTTATTAACCGATTATCGGTAGAAGGGCAGGCGGGTGTATATGTGTACGAACCGTTTAAATCGACAGGGAGTATGTACCAGCGTGTAGGAATGAAATATTATTTTAGTAAAAAACTATTTGGTGGTATAGCATTAAAAACACACGGTGCCAAAGCCGAAGCTTTGGAATTTAGCATGGGGGTAAGATTATAGCATTATGAAACTATTAAACCGACTTACAATAATTATAATTGTATTACAGCTTTTAATGGCTTGCGATAGCAGCTCGGCACCCGAATGTTTCCGTACAGCGGGTAATGCTGTTACGTATGATATTGCTGTGCCAGATTTTACCAACATTCATACTTCGCCAGGTATCGAGTTGGTAATAACAGAGGGTAGACCCCAACGCGTTACCGTACACACAGGCGAAAACCTTACCGAATATATTAAAGCGGAGGTAACTGATGGCGAACTACTGCTTACCAATGCCAATAATTGTAATTGGACACGCGATTACAACACTACCACAGTATATATTGCCACACCTAATTTAGAGAAGATATATTCAGCATCGCAATTTGCTGTAAAATCAAATGGGGTACTAACATTTCCGTCGTTAACCCTACAATCGGGCTTGTTTAGCGAAACAGCATCGGGTACGTTCGAACTGGATTTGGCGGTTGATAATCTTTTAATTGAAGACGACCAATCGA
The Flavobacterium litorale genome window above contains:
- a CDS encoding acyloxyacyl hydrolase, encoding MRHFIYLLLLLPTFVLAQQKAEGSYTIDANYFYGNIVPHRKSIQHLITHHPEGIILSFNRKTFGKKAWESAYNYPDYGVSFHYQDMKNQSLGEMYGLYGHYNFYFFKRNLMFRIGQGIAYNTNPYDKETNFRNYAYGASIMPTTYFMLNYAKPDIWQGLGVQAGLSFIHHSNASMKSPNTSTNTFAVNVGVIYTFKRDETNVYILQQKDTVRYTEPIKYNIAVRGGLNESDVIGSGQYPYYALSFYADKRISRKSAFQLGVDVFWAKYLEEYIKFKSVAFPEENVDADTDYRKVGTFIGYELFINRLSVEGQAGVYVYEPFKSTGSMYQRVGMKYYFSKKLFGGIALKTHGAKAEALEFSMGVRL
- a CDS encoding head GIN domain-containing protein — protein: MKLLNRLTIIIIVLQLLMACDSSSAPECFRTAGNAVTYDIAVPDFTNIHTSPGIELVITEGRPQRVTVHTGENLTEYIKAEVTDGELLLTNANNCNWTRDYNTTTVYIATPNLEKIYSASQFAVKSNGVLTFPSLTLQSGLFSETASGTFELDLAVDNLLIEDDQSTYYELKGTVNNLNIKLYDGDARFEASQLVAQNIEVFQRSTNDIIVNPQQEIRGTIYSTGNVVLKNEPPVVSIEQLYTGRLVYDVD